In Methanothrix sp., a genomic segment contains:
- the cdhD gene encoding CO dehydrogenase/acetyl-CoA synthase subunit delta, which translates to MAEKITLSDLNKTLTEMNVQSLEGLKIEGDVEIDLDIGAGGVGPLFAYYFGEQAAKIAMQLMEFAKAVGYPVQNLMQPVAVAQAIAPAPAEIAAAAEAVPAFKIASALASAKFSVGVDKTWKHPIQEVTLGATKADGGSRGHVVKLGGEKAMPFFPDAEMPHAPKITMDVFDMPIGMAKAVKMHYEDVINSPGEWAKKAVKEFGADMVTVHLISTDPLLKDTPAQEAVKTVEEVLQAVDVPICIGGSGNPDKDPVVLSKAAEVCQGERVLIASANLNMDWEKIGKACVDNGHVCLAWTQLEINSQKELNRKLMKVAGVPRESIVMDPTTAALAYGLDFAYSNMERIRLGALKGDDELTFPMSSGTTNAWGVRESWMVRSPNKDDSDWGDRMLRGPIWEILTGYSLAMAGVDIFMMMHPTAVAYLHEITQSLMGRIEAKTPDANAWLKMGV; encoded by the coding sequence ATGGCAGAGAAGATCACTTTATCTGACCTGAATAAGACATTAACAGAGATGAATGTTCAATCCCTCGAGGGACTGAAGATCGAGGGAGATGTTGAGATAGATCTGGATATAGGGGCAGGAGGCGTAGGCCCGCTCTTTGCATACTACTTCGGAGAGCAGGCGGCAAAGATCGCCATGCAGCTTATGGAATTCGCCAAGGCTGTGGGCTATCCAGTACAGAACCTGATGCAGCCGGTGGCTGTCGCTCAGGCCATAGCCCCGGCGCCCGCGGAGATTGCAGCAGCCGCGGAAGCAGTTCCTGCCTTTAAGATAGCCAGCGCCCTGGCCAGCGCCAAGTTCAGTGTGGGCGTGGACAAGACCTGGAAGCATCCCATTCAGGAGGTAACCCTGGGGGCTACCAAGGCAGACGGCGGGAGCCGCGGCCATGTGGTAAAGCTGGGCGGCGAGAAGGCCATGCCCTTCTTCCCGGATGCAGAAATGCCTCATGCCCCCAAGATCACCATGGACGTCTTCGATATGCCCATTGGCATGGCCAAGGCAGTCAAGATGCATTATGAGGATGTAATCAACTCCCCAGGCGAGTGGGCCAAGAAGGCGGTCAAGGAGTTCGGCGCCGATATGGTCACCGTTCACCTGATCAGCACTGATCCTCTCCTGAAGGATACACCTGCTCAGGAGGCAGTCAAGACAGTGGAGGAGGTCCTGCAGGCTGTGGATGTGCCCATCTGCATCGGCGGATCAGGCAACCCGGACAAGGATCCGGTTGTGCTCTCCAAGGCAGCCGAGGTCTGCCAGGGGGAGCGGGTTCTCATTGCTTCTGCCAACCTGAACATGGACTGGGAGAAGATAGGCAAGGCCTGCGTGGACAACGGACATGTCTGTCTCGCCTGGACCCAGCTGGAGATCAACTCCCAAAAGGAGCTGAACAGAAAGCTGATGAAGGTGGCGGGAGTTCCGCGCGAGTCCATCGTCATGGATCCAACCACTGCTGCTCTCGCCTACGGCCTGGACTTCGCCTACTCCAATATGGAGAGGATAAGGCTTGGCGCTCTGAAGGGCGATGATGAGCTGACATTCCCCATGTCCTCCGGTACCACCAATGCCTGGGGCGTGAGAGAGTCCTGGATGGTCCGCTCACCAAACAAGGACGACTCCGACTGGGGTGACAGAATGCTGAGAGGCCCGATCTGGGAGATCCTCACCGGCTACTCCTTAGCCATGGCTGGAGTGGACATCTTCATGATGATGCATCCAACTGCTGTCGCATATCTGCATGAGATCACCCAATCTCTGATGGGAAGAATCGAGGCCAAGACGCCTGATGCCAATGCCTGGCTCAAGATGGGGGTGTGA
- a CDS encoding flavodoxin domain-containing protein: MPKIAVIYASGLGRTKKMAEAIANGAMSIEGTEVLLKDAFEASPNDIVDADAIALGGSTYNYKLIKSIDPLLKEMAKLDLKGKVGVAFGSYGWSGESIPTLIAHMKSFGMNVVEPGTAAIQVPSKDDIEKCFHLGRTIATGLRS; encoded by the coding sequence ATGCCAAAGATAGCTGTAATCTATGCCAGCGGCCTGGGAAGGACCAAGAAGATGGCAGAGGCGATTGCCAACGGGGCAATGAGCATTGAAGGAACAGAGGTATTGCTAAAGGATGCCTTTGAAGCCTCGCCGAATGATATTGTGGATGCGGATGCAATCGCCCTTGGCGGCTCGACCTATAACTACAAGCTGATCAAGTCGATTGATCCATTGCTGAAAGAGATGGCAAAGCTTGATCTAAAGGGAAAGGTGGGGGTTGCATTCGGCTCTTATGGATGGAGTGGGGAGAGCATTCCCACCCTGATCGCCCACATGAAATCCTTTGGCATGAATGTGGTTGAGCCCGGAACGGCAGCCATACAGGTGCCAAGCAAGGATGATATTGAAAAGTGCTTTCATCTTGGAAGGACGATTGCAACCGGCCTGAGAAGCTAG
- the truA gene encoding tRNA pseudouridine(38-40) synthase TruA codes for MKVALKLAYLGDNYYGFQKQPDRVTVDSQVRRALERIGVIHGDFCYAGRTDRGVSALGQVIDFWIDEDKMDLTRPRCVNGRLPRDIWAWAWAIAPVGFSARWNALWREYRYLLWHPGLDMDLMEEAAEMLLGEHDFRNFSSAKVETVKRVEKVDISERNGLFILDIRADGFLWNMVRKFVGALEKVGSGQKGMGWFSDLLRPETNHGAPTAPAEGLILMEVGYEGLDWQVDEYSRARAGRMLATTVKERMAGAMVARELQRTMKGCRRDESG; via the coding sequence ATGAAGGTTGCCCTCAAGCTCGCCTACCTGGGAGACAACTACTATGGGTTTCAAAAGCAACCCGACCGGGTGACAGTGGACAGCCAGGTCCGGCGGGCGCTGGAGAGGATAGGCGTCATCCATGGCGACTTCTGCTATGCTGGGCGGACGGACCGGGGGGTCTCCGCCCTGGGCCAGGTGATCGACTTCTGGATAGATGAGGATAAGATGGATCTGACCAGGCCGCGCTGCGTGAACGGACGCCTCCCCCGGGACATCTGGGCCTGGGCCTGGGCCATTGCCCCCGTGGGATTCAGCGCCCGCTGGAATGCCCTCTGGAGGGAGTACCGCTATCTTCTCTGGCATCCGGGGCTGGACATGGATCTGATGGAGGAGGCTGCAGAGATGCTCTTGGGGGAGCATGATTTTCGAAACTTCTCCTCCGCGAAGGTGGAAACGGTAAAGAGGGTGGAGAAGGTGGATATATCTGAGAGGAATGGCCTGTTCATCCTCGATATCCGGGCAGATGGCTTCCTATGGAATATGGTGCGAAAGTTTGTTGGCGCCCTGGAAAAGGTGGGCTCGGGCCAAAAGGGGATGGGCTGGTTCTCCGATCTCCTCCGGCCGGAGACCAACCACGGCGCTCCCACTGCTCCGGCAGAGGGGCTGATCCTGATGGAGGTGGGCTATGAGGGCCTGGACTGGCAGGTGGACGAATACTCCCGGGCGCGGGCAGGCCGGATGCTGGCAACGACAGTGAAGGAGAGGATGGCCGGGGCAATGGTGGCGCGGGAGTTGCAGAGGACGATGAAGGGATGCCGGCGGGATGAGAGCGGATAA
- a CDS encoding AAA family ATPase — protein sequence MGKVIAITGKGGTGKTAITAMLIRHLKNSKKRFRILAIDADPDANLADALGAKVDKTVGDMREFMQDSRFTASPDTDKQALFEAKIFEILLEEDGYDLLVMGKPEGSGCYCYVNNLLRAIMEKTATDYDLIVIDSPAGLEHFSRQIFPDLDDLIVVTDESKRGLTTGERIRDIAREMGLKYKDLYVIVNKITTGRREKVIENASSLGLTVIGTIPYDESLAKFDLVGDPLTGLPDDSLAVKEMANVVGKLGL from the coding sequence TTGGGGAAAGTAATTGCGATAACAGGTAAAGGCGGCACCGGCAAGACCGCCATAACTGCGATGCTCATTAGACATCTGAAGAACTCCAAAAAAAGGTTTCGAATTCTTGCCATCGATGCCGATCCCGATGCCAACCTGGCCGATGCGCTGGGTGCCAAAGTGGATAAGACCGTTGGTGACATGAGGGAGTTCATGCAGGATTCCAGGTTCACAGCTTCACCGGATACTGATAAGCAGGCGCTTTTCGAGGCTAAGATCTTTGAGATCCTTTTGGAAGAAGATGGTTACGATCTTCTGGTAATGGGCAAGCCTGAAGGTTCTGGATGTTACTGTTATGTCAATAATCTTCTGCGTGCCATTATGGAGAAGACCGCCACGGATTATGATCTGATTGTAATCGACTCCCCGGCGGGCCTTGAGCATTTCAGCAGGCAAATTTTTCCAGACCTCGACGACCTTATCGTCGTAACTGACGAGTCCAAGAGGGGGCTCACCACAGGAGAGAGGATTCGGGACATTGCCCGCGAGATGGGGCTGAAGTACAAGGATCTCTATGTGATTGTGAACAAGATCACCACTGGAAGGCGGGAGAAGGTTATTGAGAACGCAAGCAGTCTGGGCCTTACTGTTATCGGTACTATCCCCTATGATGAAAGCCTGGCCAAATTCGATTTAGTGGGAGATCCATTGACCGGCCTGCCCGATGATTCGCTTGCGGTAAAAGAGATGGCGAATGTCGTCGGAAAACTGGGCCTGTGA
- the cdhA gene encoding CO dehydrogenase/acetyl-CoA synthase complex subunit alpha, protein MATREGSFSVEDMKNVQINIGAVVKEEDEWDQAMGPFPKPGVATLRDWDFKICNRYKIMYSPADDTCTLCTYGPCDLTGDKKGACGIDMAAACGKIVLVAVLMGTCAHTAHGRHLYHWCLDKFGDMKFDMGSEILVDAPLTRTILGIKPKSLKDFGEALEYCEEEIVQLLAATHTGQEAFYMDFESKSLHGGMIDSLGKEICDMLQVVAYDMPRGAADAPLVEIGMGTLDQNKGVLIAYGHNLAAGAEAMIYAEQNNLWEKVDIGGVCCTAIDLTRITETDRESKIPANLGPKAKVAGAMGWWRKMVRAGIMDTVMVDEQCVYCDVLEDCQQRHIPVIASNDKIMLGLPDRTNDSADAIVEDLVSFKMPGVAILDPVKAGEVAIRTAIAVKPKRAQFKDEIIFNEQQFKEMLEKCTECNQCAFVCPPHIRISEMIAEALKGNLEPFSSTYEVCVGCQRCEQSCPQDIPILKLYEYANREYIRNQKFKMRAGRGPVLDTEIRKVGAPLVLGQIPGVIALVGCSNYPNGTKECYDIAKEFVDRGYIVVATGCMAMDMSLYKDEEGKTIWEQYEGAFDGRNICNIGSCVANAHIHGAAIKVATIFAHRNERGNYDDIADYILSKVGACGVAWGAYSQKAASIATGVNRMGIPVVVQPSSVIYRRTFMGRADKPEDWMVIDARDGKMQQIEPAPEAMLYIAETKEEAMLEMAKLCFRPSDNTQGRGIKLTHYCDISMKYFGKLPDDWHLFVRDVKDLPLNYQAQMMKELEEKHGWQIDWKAKKFISGPLRPADVSFDPTNIPRKIRAKK, encoded by the coding sequence ATGGCAACAAGAGAGGGCAGCTTCTCTGTTGAGGACATGAAGAACGTCCAGATCAACATAGGGGCTGTCGTAAAAGAAGAGGATGAATGGGACCAAGCAATGGGCCCCTTCCCCAAGCCAGGTGTGGCAACGCTTCGTGATTGGGACTTCAAGATTTGCAACCGGTACAAGATCATGTACTCCCCGGCAGATGATACATGCACTCTTTGTACCTATGGACCCTGCGATCTGACCGGTGATAAGAAGGGTGCCTGTGGCATCGACATGGCAGCCGCTTGCGGTAAGATCGTCTTGGTTGCGGTTTTAATGGGAACCTGCGCCCATACTGCTCACGGCAGACACCTGTATCACTGGTGTCTTGACAAGTTCGGAGATATGAAGTTCGATATGGGCAGCGAGATCCTGGTGGATGCTCCCCTCACCCGCACCATCCTGGGAATCAAGCCCAAGTCCCTCAAGGACTTCGGCGAGGCCCTGGAGTACTGCGAGGAGGAGATCGTGCAGCTCCTGGCAGCCACCCACACCGGCCAGGAAGCATTTTATATGGACTTCGAGTCCAAGTCGCTGCATGGCGGCATGATCGACTCCCTGGGCAAGGAGATCTGCGATATGCTGCAGGTCGTCGCCTATGATATGCCCCGCGGGGCAGCCGATGCACCCCTGGTGGAGATCGGCATGGGCACCTTGGATCAGAACAAGGGGGTTCTCATCGCCTACGGCCACAACCTGGCAGCAGGCGCCGAGGCCATGATCTATGCCGAGCAGAACAACCTCTGGGAGAAGGTCGACATAGGCGGCGTATGCTGTACTGCAATTGACCTCACCAGGATCACTGAGACCGACAGGGAGTCCAAGATACCCGCCAACCTGGGACCCAAGGCCAAGGTGGCCGGGGCCATGGGCTGGTGGAGAAAGATGGTCCGCGCCGGGATCATGGATACTGTGATGGTTGACGAGCAGTGCGTCTACTGCGATGTGCTGGAGGACTGCCAGCAAAGGCACATCCCGGTCATAGCCAGCAACGACAAGATCATGCTCGGCCTGCCCGACAGGACCAACGATTCTGCTGATGCCATTGTGGAGGACCTGGTCAGCTTCAAGATGCCAGGGGTTGCAATCCTCGATCCGGTCAAGGCGGGAGAGGTGGCCATCAGGACAGCCATTGCTGTCAAGCCCAAGCGAGCTCAGTTCAAGGATGAGATCATCTTCAATGAGCAGCAGTTCAAGGAGATGCTGGAGAAGTGCACAGAGTGCAATCAGTGCGCCTTCGTCTGTCCGCCACATATCAGGATCAGTGAGATGATCGCCGAGGCCCTCAAGGGCAATCTGGAGCCGTTCTCCTCCACTTATGAGGTATGTGTGGGCTGCCAGAGATGCGAGCAGAGCTGCCCCCAGGATATTCCCATCCTGAAGCTGTATGAGTATGCCAACCGTGAGTACATCAGAAACCAGAAGTTCAAGATGAGGGCGGGCAGGGGACCTGTGCTCGATACCGAGATCAGAAAGGTTGGTGCACCCCTGGTGCTTGGCCAGATCCCGGGAGTCATAGCGCTGGTCGGATGCTCGAATTATCCCAATGGCACCAAGGAATGCTACGACATTGCCAAGGAGTTTGTGGACAGGGGCTACATCGTCGTCGCCACAGGCTGCATGGCCATGGACATGTCCCTTTACAAGGATGAAGAGGGCAAGACCATATGGGAGCAGTATGAGGGCGCCTTTGATGGCAGGAACATCTGCAACATAGGTTCATGTGTGGCCAATGCCCACATCCACGGAGCAGCAATCAAGGTGGCAACCATCTTCGCCCACAGAAATGAGCGTGGCAACTACGATGATATCGCTGACTATATCCTGTCCAAGGTCGGAGCATGTGGCGTGGCCTGGGGAGCATACTCCCAGAAGGCAGCATCCATCGCTACCGGCGTGAACAGGATGGGTATCCCGGTGGTTGTTCAGCCCAGCTCGGTCATATACCGCCGGACCTTCATGGGCAGGGCCGATAAGCCCGAGGACTGGATGGTCATAGATGCCAGGGACGGCAAGATGCAGCAGATCGAGCCCGCACCCGAGGCCATGCTCTATATCGCCGAGACCAAGGAGGAGGCCATGCTGGAGATGGCAAAGCTCTGCTTCCGCCCATCTGACAACACCCAGGGCAGAGGAATCAAGCTGACCCATTACTGCGATATCTCTATGAAGTACTTCGGCAAGCTGCCCGATGACTGGCATCTCTTTGTCCGCGATGTCAAGGATCTGCCCCTGAACTACCAGGCGCAGATGATGAAGGAACTGGAGGAGAAGCACGGCTGGCAGATCGACTGGAAGGCGAAGAAGTTCATCTCCGGACCGCTCCGGCCTGCAGATGTCAGCTTCGATCCCACGAACATCCCGCGCAAGATAAGGGCCAAGAAGTGA
- the cdhC gene encoding CO dehydrogenase/CO-methylating acetyl-CoA synthase complex subunit beta, with protein MADIKLDISPMYEGERIRKDDLWVELGGPKADGFELSLATPMAEIEDGKVTVVGPDLGEMAEGSTIPFGMIFRVGGEKIEKDLESIIERRNHALLSYISGLMHLNQRYDIWMRVGKNLKKKGVTSWKEIYAPVIELYKAEMPFIEVMDVTIVTDPAKVKEELAKAMAVYKARDERAKGLHDEDVDVFYGCTLCQAFAPTSACVVTPDRPSLCGAITWFDGRAAAKVDPEGPQFAIEKGTATDEITGEYTAINEMAEQRSGGEYSRMLLYTFFEAPHTSCGCFETIGFYMPEVDGIGLADRDFKGATPNGLPFSTMAGQTGGGKQVVGFLGMGILYYFSPKFLQADGGWRRIVWMSKGLKERVKEGIDADMIDKIATEDDANDIASLKAFLLKVNHPVVDGVTRKVDNKKITEGWKLEEVDDDIKEKVIAYIEKTGGDINMDTVKSELGLSEGQFMQVVEALQEDGVLE; from the coding sequence ATGGCAGACATAAAGTTGGATATATCTCCCATGTATGAGGGAGAGAGAATCAGAAAGGACGATCTATGGGTAGAGTTGGGTGGCCCCAAGGCAGATGGATTCGAGCTGTCCCTGGCCACACCGATGGCTGAGATCGAGGACGGAAAGGTAACTGTCGTCGGTCCCGATCTCGGTGAGATGGCAGAGGGGAGCACCATCCCCTTTGGCATGATCTTCAGGGTGGGCGGCGAGAAGATTGAGAAAGACCTGGAGTCCATCATCGAGAGGCGCAACCACGCTCTCCTCTCCTACATCTCCGGGCTTATGCACCTCAACCAGAGATACGATATCTGGATGAGGGTTGGCAAGAACCTCAAGAAGAAGGGAGTCACCTCCTGGAAGGAGATCTACGCCCCGGTCATTGAGCTGTACAAGGCAGAGATGCCATTCATCGAGGTGATGGATGTCACCATCGTCACCGATCCCGCCAAGGTTAAGGAAGAGCTGGCCAAGGCCATGGCCGTATACAAGGCCCGCGACGAGAGGGCCAAGGGACTGCATGATGAGGATGTCGATGTCTTCTATGGCTGCACCCTCTGTCAGGCATTCGCTCCCACCAGCGCCTGTGTGGTCACCCCGGACAGGCCGTCCCTCTGTGGAGCTATCACCTGGTTCGACGGCAGGGCTGCCGCCAAGGTGGACCCAGAGGGGCCCCAGTTCGCCATAGAGAAGGGGACGGCAACTGATGAGATCACCGGCGAGTACACCGCCATCAATGAGATGGCTGAGCAGAGGTCCGGCGGCGAGTACAGCAGGATGCTCCTCTATACGTTCTTCGAAGCTCCTCACACCTCCTGTGGCTGTTTTGAGACCATTGGCTTTTATATGCCCGAGGTCGACGGCATCGGCCTTGCCGATCGTGACTTCAAGGGCGCAACCCCCAACGGATTGCCCTTCTCCACCATGGCAGGACAGACCGGCGGCGGCAAGCAGGTCGTGGGCTTCCTGGGCATGGGCATTCTCTACTACTTCTCCCCCAAGTTCCTTCAGGCAGATGGCGGCTGGAGAAGGATCGTCTGGATGTCCAAGGGCCTCAAGGAGAGGGTAAAGGAGGGCATCGATGCTGATATGATTGATAAGATCGCCACCGAGGACGATGCCAATGACATTGCCTCCCTGAAGGCCTTCCTGCTCAAGGTCAACCATCCAGTGGTCGATGGCGTTACCAGAAAGGTGGACAACAAGAAGATCACTGAGGGCTGGAAGCTTGAAGAGGTTGATGATGATATCAAAGAGAAGGTCATAGCCTATATCGAGAAGACCGGCGGAGATATCAACATGGATACCGTCAAGTCTGAGCTCGGACTTTCCGAAGGCCAGTTCATGCAGGTCGTCGAGGCCCTGCAGGAAGATGGTGTGCTCGAGTGA
- the acsC gene encoding acetyl-CoA decarbonylase/synthase complex subunit gamma has product MKETSPLNLYKLLPQTNCKKCGEETCMAFAAGLIARTRKVEECTPLIDEKKYAKKLDGLRTTVAPELKMIYVGVGERQVKVGGEDVMYRHQMTFFNKPPFAYDVADNMEEAKLIERVKKITTWRKFYIGKWQGVEMIAVRSVTDDPAKFAACVKTVMANGDGFPLILCSFNPAVLKAGLEVAAKEKPLIYAANKDNWKEVAQLAYDYKVPVTLSVPFDLDGLKSMAVTFSSMGLTDLVLDPGTAPNGKMLQQTLLNFINLRRAAVEEAQRDIAYPVMVLPINAWLTTDDPVRAAYWESVLTAAFVIRGGAIMIKHSLEPHSMMPDMHLRFNIYTDPRTPVQVKPGIYKVGNPGPESPVFLTTNFALTYYTVESDVASNNIDAYIIAINTDGIGVQASVAGGQLTPAKILDSFNEAGFDWAGQKYPAMVLPGMAAKFSGELEDLFAGKAKIMVGPEDSGRIIGWMKDFWPPK; this is encoded by the coding sequence ATGAAGGAGACTAGCCCGCTTAACCTTTACAAGCTGCTTCCGCAGACAAATTGCAAGAAGTGCGGAGAGGAGACCTGCATGGCCTTTGCCGCCGGCCTTATCGCCAGAACCCGCAAGGTAGAGGAGTGCACTCCGCTGATCGATGAGAAGAAGTACGCCAAGAAGCTTGATGGACTCAGGACCACAGTCGCACCCGAGCTGAAGATGATCTATGTGGGTGTTGGTGAGAGACAGGTCAAGGTAGGTGGCGAGGACGTCATGTACCGCCATCAGATGACCTTCTTCAACAAACCGCCATTTGCCTATGATGTTGCCGATAACATGGAAGAGGCAAAGCTCATAGAAAGGGTCAAGAAGATCACCACCTGGCGGAAGTTCTACATCGGCAAGTGGCAGGGTGTGGAGATGATCGCCGTCCGCTCTGTGACCGACGATCCTGCCAAGTTCGCCGCCTGTGTCAAGACCGTCATGGCCAATGGCGATGGCTTCCCTCTCATTCTCTGCTCCTTCAACCCGGCAGTCCTCAAGGCCGGCCTGGAGGTCGCAGCCAAGGAGAAGCCCCTCATCTATGCCGCCAACAAGGACAACTGGAAGGAGGTTGCTCAGCTCGCTTATGACTACAAGGTTCCGGTCACACTGAGCGTTCCCTTCGACCTGGATGGCCTCAAGTCCATGGCCGTCACCTTTTCCTCCATGGGGCTGACCGACCTGGTCCTTGACCCTGGAACGGCACCCAACGGCAAGATGCTGCAGCAGACCCTGCTCAACTTCATCAATCTGAGGAGGGCGGCAGTGGAGGAGGCGCAGAGGGATATCGCTTATCCGGTCATGGTCCTGCCCATCAACGCCTGGCTGACCACTGATGACCCGGTCCGTGCGGCTTACTGGGAGTCTGTGCTCACTGCAGCCTTCGTCATTCGCGGCGGTGCGATCATGATCAAGCATTCCCTCGAGCCGCACAGCATGATGCCCGATATGCATCTGCGCTTCAACATCTACACCGACCCCAGAACGCCGGTTCAGGTCAAGCCCGGCATCTACAAGGTCGGCAATCCGGGACCGGAGTCGCCTGTCTTCCTGACCACCAACTTCGCCCTGACCTACTACACCGTCGAGTCGGATGTGGCATCAAACAACATCGATGCCTACATCATCGCCATCAACACCGACGGCATCGGGGTGCAGGCATCTGTCGCTGGCGGCCAGCTCACCCCGGCCAAGATCCTGGACTCCTTCAATGAGGCTGGATTCGATTGGGCCGGTCAGAAGTACCCGGCGATGGTCCTGCCCGGCATGGCGGCCAAGTTCAGCGGTGAATTGGAGGACCTCTTCGCAGGCAAGGCCAAGATCATGGTCGGCCCAGAGGACTCCGGAAGAATCATCGGCTGGATGAAGGACTTCTGGCCACCGAAGTAG
- a CDS encoding 3-isopropylmalate dehydratase large subunit, protein MKGNRVYMSGQTLSERILSRAAKKEAKAGEFIMADIDCAMIHDITGPLAVKGFYEIAGRDARVWDPDKIVLLFDHQVPADSLEAAENHIQLRKFAAEQGILNYDIFCGVCHQVMPEKGHVLPGDVIVGTDSHTCTYGALGAFATGVGSTDMASVFATGKLWFMVPRTLQIMIQGRLPTRVTSKDAILRIIGDIGADGANYLACEFRGEAAERMSIPERMTVSNMAIEMGAKVGIFPADQTTRDYLQERVQDRGAIEAGIIEGDEDASFSRREWDVSDLEPQIAMPHNVDNVLPISQVPKVRIDQVFLGSCTNGRFEDLQLASEMMRGEPLAKGVRMIVVPASREEYLKCLRAGLVERFMEAGAMVESPCCGPCMGGSFGLLGAGEHCLATSNRNFVGRQGSPQAFVYLSSPATAGASAITGYITDPREI, encoded by the coding sequence ATGAAGGGCAACAGGGTCTACATGAGCGGCCAAACCCTGTCTGAGAGGATATTATCCAGAGCGGCAAAAAAAGAGGCTAAAGCGGGCGAGTTCATCATGGCGGACATCGACTGCGCCATGATTCATGATATCACCGGCCCCCTGGCAGTGAAGGGATTCTATGAGATTGCAGGCCGGGATGCCCGGGTCTGGGATCCAGACAAGATCGTCCTCCTCTTCGATCATCAGGTGCCGGCAGACAGTCTGGAGGCAGCAGAAAACCATATCCAGTTGCGTAAATTTGCTGCTGAGCAGGGAATTCTCAACTATGACATCTTCTGCGGCGTATGCCATCAGGTGATGCCTGAGAAGGGTCATGTGCTTCCCGGTGATGTCATTGTCGGCACTGACTCGCATACCTGCACCTACGGGGCCTTGGGCGCCTTTGCCACCGGCGTAGGATCGACGGACATGGCATCGGTATTTGCCACCGGCAAGCTCTGGTTCATGGTTCCCAGGACTCTACAGATAATGATTCAGGGACGGCTGCCCACCCGCGTCACCTCCAAGGACGCCATTCTGCGCATCATCGGGGATATCGGTGCTGATGGGGCCAACTATCTGGCCTGCGAGTTCCGGGGCGAGGCGGCGGAGAGGATGAGCATTCCGGAGAGGATGACGGTCTCCAATATGGCTATAGAGATGGGGGCCAAGGTGGGCATCTTCCCCGCCGACCAGACGACCAGGGATTATCTGCAGGAGAGGGTCCAGGATCGGGGGGCGATCGAGGCGGGAATCATCGAGGGGGATGAGGATGCATCCTTCTCCCGCCGGGAGTGGGATGTATCCGATCTTGAGCCCCAGATCGCCATGCCCCATAATGTGGATAACGTCCTTCCCATCAGCCAGGTTCCCAAGGTCCGGATCGATCAGGTCTTCCTGGGCTCCTGCACCAACGGCCGTTTTGAGGACCTGCAGCTTGCCAGCGAGATGATGAGAGGAGAGCCCCTGGCAAAAGGGGTGAGGATGATAGTGGTCCCCGCCAGCCGGGAGGAGTACCTGAAATGCCTGCGAGCCGGACTGGTGGAGAGGTTCATGGAGGCGGGGGCGATGGTGGAGTCGCCCTGCTGCGGCCCCTGCATGGGCGGAAGCTTCGGCCTGCTGGGGGCAGGCGAGCACTGTCTGGCCACCTCCAACCGGAACTTCGTGGGCCGGCAGGGAAGCCCCCAGGCATTCGTCTACCTCTCTTCCCCGGCCACTGCAGGAGCAAGCGCCATCACCGGCTATATCACCGATCCCAGGGAGATCTGA
- the cdhB gene encoding CO dehydrogenase/acetyl-CoA synthase complex subunit epsilon encodes MAAEAKKGIDTTRNPIPFEMAQIPGPEMAKTYMPKVIGAIIKKAKRPLLVVGAELFDDPVMFDKMIEMGKMGIPIAATAHSVKGFVDRGYLENVYQIGLHPLTNYLRFPDWKGLDGQGQYDVVIFLGIYYKFANGMLSTLKNFNRSIKRVSIDRYYHVNADMTFGNLAFNPDDYHAAVDEVIAAIKK; translated from the coding sequence ATGGCAGCAGAAGCAAAGAAGGGCATTGACACCACCAGGAATCCCATTCCCTTTGAGATGGCTCAGATCCCTGGGCCTGAGATGGCGAAGACCTATATGCCGAAGGTGATCGGCGCAATCATCAAAAAGGCGAAGAGGCCTCTGCTCGTAGTAGGAGCAGAGCTCTTCGACGATCCAGTGATGTTCGATAAGATGATTGAGATGGGAAAGATGGGAATTCCCATCGCCGCCACGGCGCATAGCGTCAAGGGCTTCGTTGATCGGGGCTACCTGGAGAACGTCTATCAAATCGGCCTGCATCCCCTGACCAACTATTTGAGGTTCCCTGATTGGAAGGGCCTGGACGGACAGGGCCAGTATGATGTGGTCATATTCCTGGGCATCTACTACAAGTTCGCAAATGGCATGCTGTCCACATTGAAGAATTTCAACCGGAGCATCAAGCGCGTCTCCATCGACCGCTACTATCATGTCAATGCCGATATGACCTTCGGCAACCTGGCCTTCAATCCGGACGACTATCATGCCGCTGTGGATGAGGTCATTGCAGCGATAAAGAAATAG